The DNA sequence GCGCCCCCCGCCGGTACTCGCGGTCGACGAGGCTGGTCGCCGGGGCGCCGACACCGACCTCGCCGCTGCGGACGAGGACCTTGTGGCTGATGAGGCCCTTCACCGGCTTCTGGACGTCCAGCACGTCGAGCTCGTAGCCGGGCCCGACGATGGTGCCCGCGTCGGCGTCCTGACCGCCCGACTCGGCATAGAGCGCGGTCGCTCCGAGGATGATCTCGGCGACCTGCCCCTCCGTCGCCTTTCCGACCGACTGCCCGTCGACGATCAGGCCGAGCACGCTCGACTCGGTCTCGAGTTCGGTGTAGCCGGTGAAGACCGTCTCGCCCTGCGACCGGAACGCGCTGTAGACCGAGAGATCGGCCAGAGCGGTCTTCTTCGCCTTCGCGTCAGCCTTGGCCCGGGCGCGCTGGTCGGCCATGAGCCGGTCGAAGGCGGTGCGATCGACGCTGAGGCCGGCCTCCTCCGCCATCTCGAGCGTCAGGTCGATGGGGAAGCCGTAGGTGTCGTGGAGCAGGAAGGCGGTGTCGCCCGCGAGCTCCTTCCGCCCCTCCTTCTGCGTGTTCGCGACGGCCGTGTCGAGGATGCTCGTGCCCGCGGTGAGCGTGCGGAGGAAGGTCTCCTCCTCCGCGTAGGCGAGCTGCGAGATCCGCTCGAACTCGGTCTCGACCTCGGGGTACGCCGCCTTCATCGCATCACGCGAGACCGGGAAGAGCTCGGGGAAGGTCGCGGTCTCGACGCCCAGGAGGCGCATCGCGCGCACTGTGCGGCGCAGCAGCCGGCGGAGGACGTACCCGCGGCCTTCGTTGGACGGCGTGACACCGTCGGCCATCAGCATCAGCGCGCTGCGGACGTGGTCGGCGACGACGCGCAGCCGCACGTCGTCGTCGTGCGCCTCGTTGCCGTAGGGCTTCTCGGCCAGCTCCGCCGCCCGGTCGAGCACCGGGCGCACCTGGTCGATCTCGTACATGTTGTCGACGCCCTGCTTGATGAAGGCGACGCGCTCGAGGCCCATACCGGTGTCGATGTTCTTCTTCGGCAGGTCGCCGAGGATCTCGAAGTCCTTCTTGCCGGTTCCCTCGCCGCGGAGGTACTGCATGAAGACGAGGTTCCAGATCTCGACATAGCGGTCGTCGTCGGTGGCGGGGCCGCCGTCGGCGCCGTACGCCGGGCCGCGGTCGAAGAAGATCTCCGAGCACGGGCCGGCGGGACCGGGCTGTCCGGTCGACCAGTAGTTGGTGTCCTTGCCGAGACCCTGGATGCGCTCGTCGGGGAGGCCCGAGACGCGACGCCAGATCTCACGCGCCTCGTCGTCCTCCTCGTAGACCGTCACCCAGAGGTCCGCCGGGTCGAACCCGAGGCCGCCGTCGTCCTCGGAGGTGGTGAGCAGATCCCAGGCGAAGGTGATCGCCTGCTCCTTGAAGTAGTCGCCGAAGGAGAAGTTGCCGCACATCTGGAAGAACGTGCCGTGCCGGGGCGTCTTGCCGACCTCGTCGATGTC is a window from the Leifsonia sp. AG29 genome containing:
- the alaS gene encoding alanine--tRNA ligase, with translation MQTAEIHRRWLDFFARRGHTVVPSASLVSDDPSLLFTVAGMVPFVPYLTGVVPAPFPRATSVQKCIRTLDIDEVGKTPRHGTFFQMCGNFSFGDYFKEQAITFAWDLLTTSEDDGGLGFDPADLWVTVYEEDDEAREIWRRVSGLPDERIQGLGKDTNYWSTGQPGPAGPCSEIFFDRGPAYGADGGPATDDDRYVEIWNLVFMQYLRGEGTGKKDFEILGDLPKKNIDTGMGLERVAFIKQGVDNMYEIDQVRPVLDRAAELAEKPYGNEAHDDDVRLRVVADHVRSALMLMADGVTPSNEGRGYVLRRLLRRTVRAMRLLGVETATFPELFPVSRDAMKAAYPEVETEFERISQLAYAEEETFLRTLTAGTSILDTAVANTQKEGRKELAGDTAFLLHDTYGFPIDLTLEMAEEAGLSVDRTAFDRLMADQRARAKADAKAKKTALADLSVYSAFRSQGETVFTGYTELETESSVLGLIVDGQSVGKATEGQVAEIILGATALYAESGGQDADAGTIVGPGYELDVLDVQKPVKGLISHKVLVRSGEVGVGAPATSLVDREYRRGARQAHSGTHIIHAALRQVLGSNAHQSGSYNKAGYLRLDFSWNQALSAETRSEIEEISNNAIRENLEVTTRELPLAEAKALGAMALFGEKYGDVVRVVDIGGPWSRELCAGTHVASSAEIGMINLVSESSVGSTNRRVESLVGLEAFRDLAVERTIVSQLSSSLKTPREQLPEKIADLMASLKAAEKRIQAFEARAVLDKVPTLLAAATRRGDMSVIAEDAGTLNSADDLRLLVTTVRERLGSDPAVVALAARAAGKPVVIVATNQAARDAGANAGALAKTAAGVLGGGGGGKADLAQGGGTDPEAIPAALGAVVSAIG